A region of Maridesulfovibrio sp. DNA encodes the following proteins:
- a CDS encoding sugar phosphate isomerase/epimerase family protein: MMKPEFETCYVNLPLRYIYNFPEYLDFFVENCIQPELGLDCLGDECLSMDWLLSIRDRLVDAGLKCTVHLPFLDLKPSSLNPAIRNASIETLRTAFELAKIFSPQRMVMHPSFTSWLEPPLFERAYTYCVEGIRTLSDSWPDHPPLCLENTHEFTPDAIVRLVKELDRENIGICFDLGHWFSFSKGAENDDFDLWFDAFAPYIKHLHLHDNHGSKDEHLALGKGSMNWDYIVSRISELAPLPTFTLEPHNRDDFTLTYAYFREHVASKLF, translated from the coding sequence ATGATGAAGCCAGAATTTGAAACCTGCTATGTTAATCTTCCCCTGCGCTATATCTACAATTTCCCGGAGTATCTGGATTTTTTTGTTGAAAATTGCATACAGCCCGAGCTCGGACTTGATTGCCTCGGTGATGAATGCCTGAGCATGGATTGGCTGTTGTCGATTCGTGATCGTCTTGTGGATGCAGGACTTAAGTGCACGGTTCACCTGCCTTTTCTTGACCTCAAGCCGTCCAGCCTGAATCCGGCTATCCGCAATGCTTCCATCGAGACACTGCGTACCGCTTTTGAACTGGCTAAAATCTTTTCTCCGCAGCGGATGGTCATGCATCCGTCTTTTACTTCGTGGCTTGAACCACCCTTGTTTGAGCGGGCTTATACCTATTGCGTTGAGGGCATACGCACCTTGAGCGATTCGTGGCCGGATCATCCGCCGCTCTGCCTTGAGAATACCCATGAATTTACACCGGATGCCATTGTCCGGCTGGTCAAGGAACTCGACCGGGAAAATATAGGCATCTGCTTCGATCTCGGACATTGGTTTTCTTTTTCCAAGGGGGCGGAGAATGATGATTTCGATCTCTGGTTCGATGCTTTCGCCCCGTACATCAAGCACCTGCATCTACATGATAACCATGGCAGTAAGGATGAACATCTCGCCCTTGGTAAGGGCAGCATGAACTGGGATTACATTGTTTCCAGAATTTCAGAACTTGCCCCGCTGCCGACTTTTACTTTAGAGCCGCATAACCGCGATGATTTCACTTTGACCTATGCCTATTTCAGGGAGCATGTTGCGAGTAAATTGTTTTAA
- a CDS encoding TRAP transporter large permease subunit, with the protein MISDPLILAVVLVGTMVFFLLSGLWIGFSLYAAAISGMLFCKMNLPPTISVWDKIGDLMANSMWNTMNSWPLSALPLFILMGEILYRTSISTRLLNGLVPWLSNIPGRLYHINVVACSLFAAVSGSSAATTATVGKITFNELSERGYHKSLAIGSLAGSGTLGFLIPPSLIMIIYGILSDTSIGQLFIAGVIPGLTLAGVYSLYIIVRCMMDPTLVPQDKENFTTAQRIESLKDLFPVFLLITVVLGGIYAGLTTPTEAAVIGVLGALGIAFWFKNLTLSNFKEALLSAVKTSGMICFIICGAAFLAQVVGFLGIATALSKFIATLNLSPYMLIFVLGIMYVMLGMILDGISIVVMTLPIVLPIVTAAGFDPLWFGIFVVFMVELSQVTPPVGFSIFVIQYITNDDVKDILKATFPFFIIMVLMVILVTIFPEIVFYLPEKMIGT; encoded by the coding sequence ATGATAAGTGATCCCTTGATACTGGCCGTTGTCCTTGTGGGAACAATGGTCTTTTTTCTGCTTTCCGGCCTCTGGATTGGATTTTCCCTGTACGCGGCAGCTATATCCGGCATGCTTTTTTGCAAAATGAACCTGCCCCCCACAATTTCCGTATGGGATAAAATCGGCGATCTCATGGCGAACTCAATGTGGAACACCATGAACTCGTGGCCCCTTTCAGCCCTGCCGCTGTTTATCCTCATGGGCGAAATCCTCTACCGTACCTCCATCTCTACCCGCCTACTAAACGGACTGGTACCGTGGCTGTCCAACATTCCGGGACGCCTCTATCATATCAATGTTGTAGCCTGTTCCCTTTTTGCGGCGGTTTCCGGCTCCAGTGCTGCTACCACCGCCACCGTAGGTAAAATCACGTTCAACGAACTTTCTGAACGCGGCTATCACAAGAGTCTCGCCATCGGCTCTCTTGCCGGGTCCGGCACACTGGGCTTCCTGATCCCGCCCAGCCTGATTATGATCATCTACGGAATTCTCTCCGACACTTCCATCGGGCAGTTGTTCATTGCCGGTGTTATTCCGGGCCTGACCCTTGCCGGGGTATATTCCCTGTACATCATCGTACGCTGCATGATGGACCCAACACTGGTACCGCAGGACAAGGAAAATTTCACTACTGCCCAACGCATTGAATCATTGAAAGACCTGTTCCCGGTATTCCTGCTCATCACCGTGGTTCTGGGCGGCATCTACGCAGGATTGACCACACCTACTGAAGCGGCGGTAATCGGTGTGCTCGGCGCTCTCGGGATAGCTTTCTGGTTCAAGAACCTTACCCTGTCCAATTTCAAGGAAGCCCTGCTTTCCGCAGTAAAAACCAGCGGCATGATCTGCTTCATTATCTGCGGAGCCGCCTTTCTGGCACAAGTTGTCGGTTTCCTGGGCATCGCTACAGCTCTCTCAAAATTCATCGCCACCTTGAACCTTTCACCGTATATGCTCATCTTCGTGCTGGGCATCATGTACGTCATGCTGGGTATGATTCTTGACGGCATTTCCATCGTGGTAATGACCCTGCCCATCGTGCTGCCCATTGTTACCGCAGCCGGATTCGATCCGCTCTGGTTCGGTATCTTCGTGGTCTTCATGGTTGAACTGTCGCAGGTGACACCGCCCGTAGGGTTTTCAATCTTCGTCATCCAATACATCACCAACGATGATGTGAAGGACATCCTCAAGGCGACATTCCCCTTCTTCATCATCATGGTCCTGATGGTAATTCTGGTAACCATATTCCCTGAAATCGTATTCTATCTACCTGAAAAGATGATCGGGACTTAA
- a CDS encoding TRAP transporter small permease, translating into MRAIIRIIEGLSTGGAFLSAAGMLFIVGLVVIEIFLRAVLNTSTLVSSEYGGYALVFLILTGLAYTMKEDGLIRINLLTSHFSENGKRVADIISGIIGVAITAFALYFAVQMVYETWDLEMTADTIAETPLWIPQLAIPIGLTLLLLQIIAFIARRAINDK; encoded by the coding sequence ATGCGTGCAATTATCAGGATAATCGAAGGCCTTTCCACCGGAGGGGCCTTTCTTTCAGCTGCCGGGATGCTTTTCATCGTGGGCCTTGTGGTCATTGAAATTTTTCTGCGTGCGGTGCTGAACACATCGACTCTTGTTTCCAGTGAATACGGAGGCTACGCCCTCGTTTTCCTGATCCTGACCGGCCTTGCCTATACCATGAAAGAAGACGGGTTGATCAGGATCAATCTGCTCACTTCTCATTTTTCTGAAAACGGCAAACGTGTTGCCGACATCATTTCCGGGATTATCGGTGTAGCAATCACCGCATTCGCTCTCTATTTCGCCGTACAAATGGTCTATGAAACATGGGATCTAGAAATGACAGCAGACACAATTGCCGAAACCCCGCTCTGGATTCCGCAACTTGCAATTCCCATAGGGCTGACCCTGCTTTTACTCCAGATTATCGCATTTATCGCCAGGAGAGCCATTAATGATAAGTGA
- a CDS encoding TRAP transporter substrate-binding protein, translating into MLKRIITTLLMVLAFAISAQAADLKMDCNAIYGATNFHSQGAKLFADKVAEYSSGSVQITVHPGGSLGFKGPELLKTVKDGTLPMSDILMGVVSGSDQVFGISSMPLLAKDYAEAKKLYTAAKPYYEKACRRWNQKMLYAAPWPPSGLFTKKQLKTVADLEGLKTRTYDKNGAELLRAVGASPMSLPWGELYSALQTGLVDSVLTSAVSGKDGKFWENLKYFSKINYAFPLNMLVINQDYWDALNPKQQEAMLKAAAEVEAYQWEQSAKSNDESLKILAEKGIIISEPSKEISEMLSNDAKLMLENTLKGSKKAFKSAIKAYEK; encoded by the coding sequence ATGTTAAAACGGATCATCACCACCCTGCTTATGGTTCTGGCCTTTGCCATTTCCGCTCAGGCTGCAGATCTCAAGATGGACTGTAACGCTATCTATGGAGCCACCAACTTTCACTCTCAGGGTGCAAAACTTTTTGCCGACAAAGTAGCTGAATACTCCTCCGGTTCTGTGCAGATCACCGTCCATCCCGGCGGCAGCCTCGGTTTTAAAGGCCCTGAACTTCTTAAAACAGTTAAAGACGGCACCCTGCCCATGTCCGATATTCTCATGGGTGTTGTATCCGGTTCCGATCAGGTTTTCGGCATAAGCTCCATGCCCCTGCTGGCTAAAGACTATGCTGAAGCCAAAAAGCTTTATACAGCAGCCAAACCTTATTACGAAAAGGCCTGCCGCCGCTGGAACCAGAAAATGCTTTATGCTGCACCTTGGCCCCCAAGCGGACTTTTCACTAAAAAGCAGCTCAAAACCGTTGCTGATCTGGAAGGCCTCAAAACCCGTACTTACGATAAAAACGGCGCTGAACTGCTCCGTGCAGTAGGCGCTAGCCCCATGTCCCTGCCCTGGGGAGAACTTTACTCCGCCCTGCAGACCGGACTTGTTGATTCCGTGCTGACTTCCGCTGTATCCGGTAAGGACGGTAAATTCTGGGAAAACCTAAAATACTTCTCTAAAATAAACTACGCATTCCCCCTTAACATGCTGGTTATCAATCAGGATTACTGGGATGCCCTGAACCCCAAACAGCAGGAAGCAATGCTCAAAGCCGCAGCTGAAGTAGAAGCATACCAGTGGGAACAGTCTGCAAAAAGCAACGACGAATCCCTCAAAATTCTTGCAGAAAAGGGCATTATCATTTCCGAACCTTCCAAGGAAATCAGCGAAATGCTCTCCAATGATGCTAAACTTATGCTCGAAAACACCCTCAAAGGTTCAAAGAAAGCTTTCAAATCAGCAATCAAAGCTTACGAAAAGTAG
- a CDS encoding hydantoinase/oxoprolinase family protein translates to MLIIGVDTGGTFTDFIYKDGDEWGVHKRLSTPHDPSEAVINGIKQIAGDRAVQVVHGSTVATNAILERKGVKTALITNEGFEDVIQIGRQNRSDLYDLSFCKKPHIVPPELRFGITGRIDHEGNEIEPFSEEKVQNILQRIKDSGVESVALCLLFSYLNPEHENRMRELLDGIGVPVSVSHEILAEFREFERTSTTVINAYVSPKMTRYLTKLQETLGDDPLRIMQSNGGSISAETAMNESVRTILSGPAGGAVGAHAIGQMAGYDSLITFDMGGTSSDVALINEELPLTLESAIEDYPVKVPMIDIHTVGAGGGSIARLDAGGSLTVGPESAGADPGPICYGKGSEITVTDANLYLGRLIPEHFLGGEMSLETEKLNKAMEVMAEKAGLTPVELAEGILDIANTNMERAIRVISVERGFDPREFTMFSFGGAGGMHCAFLAKLLSIPKLFIPNNPGILSAVGMVMADVIKDYSLTVMRDQHNTNDVDLEEIFAPLEAQGRADLAEEGFSADDIIVERFLDMRYQGQSFEIIVPFSGDWIEEFSRLHKQNYGYRNDDKTVEIVNIRLRTKGMPTKPEFPEAGALVPEMDSEALLGTTETVFDSTKMETRILNREKLRPGNKVDGPAIIIEYSSTLVIPPFAKGEVDPYGNLIFDIE, encoded by the coding sequence GTGCTGATAATTGGAGTAGATACCGGAGGAACATTTACGGATTTCATTTATAAGGACGGTGATGAATGGGGCGTACACAAGCGTCTTTCCACTCCACATGATCCGTCCGAGGCTGTAATAAACGGCATTAAGCAAATTGCCGGAGACCGGGCTGTTCAGGTTGTGCACGGTTCCACGGTTGCTACAAACGCTATCCTTGAGCGCAAGGGTGTGAAAACCGCTTTGATTACAAATGAAGGCTTTGAAGACGTTATCCAGATCGGTCGCCAAAACCGTTCTGACCTTTATGATTTATCTTTTTGTAAAAAGCCGCATATTGTCCCTCCGGAACTTCGCTTTGGAATTACTGGAAGAATTGATCACGAAGGGAACGAAATTGAACCTTTTTCTGAAGAGAAAGTGCAAAATATTTTACAAAGAATTAAGGATTCCGGTGTCGAATCCGTCGCACTTTGCCTCCTTTTTTCATATTTAAATCCCGAACATGAGAATCGAATGCGTGAACTTCTGGATGGAATAGGGGTTCCTGTTTCCGTTTCGCATGAAATTCTGGCCGAGTTCCGTGAATTCGAACGTACCTCCACCACAGTTATCAACGCCTATGTGTCTCCTAAAATGACCAGATACCTGACTAAATTGCAGGAAACTCTTGGAGATGATCCCCTGCGCATCATGCAGAGTAACGGCGGCTCTATCTCCGCTGAAACCGCCATGAACGAGTCTGTGCGGACCATTCTCTCCGGTCCTGCAGGGGGTGCGGTGGGTGCCCACGCCATCGGGCAGATGGCCGGTTATGACAGTCTTATCACTTTTGATATGGGCGGCACCTCTTCCGATGTTGCATTAATTAATGAAGAGCTGCCCCTCACTCTGGAGTCCGCAATCGAGGATTATCCGGTCAAGGTGCCTATGATCGATATCCATACAGTAGGTGCAGGTGGCGGTTCCATTGCCCGTCTTGATGCCGGTGGATCATTAACCGTAGGTCCCGAAAGTGCCGGTGCGGACCCCGGACCTATCTGCTACGGCAAGGGGTCGGAGATCACAGTTACTGATGCCAACCTCTATCTTGGCCGCCTGATTCCTGAACATTTTCTCGGCGGGGAAATGTCCCTTGAGACCGAAAAGTTGAATAAGGCCATGGAAGTAATGGCTGAAAAAGCAGGCCTTACCCCGGTGGAACTGGCCGAAGGTATTCTCGATATTGCCAATACCAATATGGAGCGCGCCATCCGCGTGATTTCCGTTGAACGCGGTTTCGACCCCCGTGAATTCACCATGTTTTCCTTTGGCGGAGCAGGCGGCATGCATTGTGCCTTTCTTGCCAAATTGCTCTCCATCCCCAAACTGTTTATCCCCAACAATCCCGGTATCCTTTCCGCTGTGGGTATGGTCATGGCCGATGTTATCAAGGACTACTCCCTGACGGTAATGCGCGACCAGCACAACACCAACGACGTGGATCTTGAAGAAATCTTCGCCCCGTTGGAAGCTCAGGGCCGTGCTGATCTGGCAGAAGAGGGTTTTTCCGCCGACGATATCATTGTCGAACGTTTTCTGGATATGCGTTATCAGGGACAGTCTTTTGAAATTATCGTGCCTTTCAGCGGAGACTGGATCGAAGAATTCTCCCGACTGCATAAACAGAACTATGGCTATCGAAATGACGACAAGACCGTTGAAATTGTCAATATTCGTTTGCGTACCAAGGGCATGCCCACCAAGCCGGAATTCCCGGAAGCGGGTGCACTTGTACCCGAAATGGATTCCGAAGCATTGCTCGGTACTACCGAAACTGTTTTCGATTCCACCAAAATGGAAACCCGTATTCTCAACCGTGAAAAACTTCGCCCCGGTAACAAGGTGGATGGTCCGGCCATCATCATCGAGTACAGTTCCACTCTGGTTATCCCGCCCTTTGCCAAGGGTGAGGTCGATCCCTACGGCAACCTTATTTTCGACATTGAGTAG
- a CDS encoding hydantoinase B/oxoprolinase family protein → MNVNPILLEVFKNRFAAISEEMGVTLTRTAFSPNIKERRDLSCAVFDHKGDMVAQAAHIPVHLGSMPLSVKSAIDNSDFKEGDMVMLNDPFKGGTHLPDITLVAPVFCDGAAEPAFYVANRAHHSDVGGMASGSMPLSTSLYQEGIIIPPVKIVEKGEIVPGVMTLLLNNVRTPVEREGDFAAQIMANITGVTRLKELIGKYGLAKVDFYAASLNDYAESITRKTIESIPDGTYRFTDYMDGDGVDCENVPISVVMEVKGDSARLDFTGSGNQVTGSVNAVRSITLSAVLYVFRSLIEGDVPTNAGILRPIEVLTRKGSILDANFPAAVAGGNVETSQRVVDVVLGALAEAIPQRIPAASQGTMNNMTIGGMDERTGKPFAYYETLAGGMGASATCRGEHATHSHMTNTLNTPVEALEYSYPFRVKTYCIRKNTGGAGKIPGGDGLVREIELLSDCEITVLSERRVNAPYGLQGGGPGTPGKNILIRDGEEIVKPGKFHSPLKKGDIIRMETPGGGGWGK, encoded by the coding sequence ATGAATGTGAATCCGATCCTCCTTGAGGTTTTCAAGAATAGGTTTGCGGCTATTTCCGAGGAAATGGGCGTAACCCTTACCCGTACCGCTTTTTCTCCCAATATCAAGGAACGGCGCGACCTTTCCTGTGCTGTCTTCGACCACAAAGGCGACATGGTGGCGCAGGCTGCTCACATCCCGGTCCATCTTGGTTCCATGCCTCTTTCCGTAAAATCAGCTATCGATAACAGCGATTTTAAAGAAGGCGACATGGTAATGCTAAACGACCCTTTCAAAGGCGGAACCCATCTGCCGGACATTACCCTTGTGGCTCCTGTTTTCTGTGACGGTGCCGCTGAGCCTGCATTCTATGTAGCCAACCGCGCCCACCATTCAGATGTGGGCGGCATGGCTTCCGGTTCCATGCCTCTTTCCACTTCTCTTTATCAGGAAGGGATCATTATTCCCCCGGTGAAGATAGTGGAGAAGGGCGAGATCGTACCCGGCGTTATGACTTTATTGCTTAACAACGTGCGCACCCCTGTGGAACGTGAGGGCGATTTTGCTGCTCAGATAATGGCCAACATTACCGGAGTGACCCGCCTTAAAGAGCTTATCGGGAAGTACGGCCTTGCCAAGGTCGATTTTTACGCTGCCAGCCTGAACGACTATGCAGAATCCATTACCCGCAAGACCATTGAATCCATCCCGGACGGAACGTACAGGTTTACTGACTACATGGACGGTGACGGTGTGGATTGCGAGAATGTTCCCATTTCTGTGGTCATGGAAGTTAAGGGTGACAGTGCCAGACTTGATTTTACCGGGTCCGGCAATCAGGTCACCGGAAGTGTAAACGCCGTGCGTTCCATTACTCTTTCCGCAGTGCTGTATGTTTTCCGGTCACTCATTGAAGGGGATGTGCCTACCAACGCAGGCATCCTTCGTCCTATTGAAGTATTGACCCGCAAGGGCTCGATTCTTGATGCAAATTTTCCGGCAGCTGTTGCAGGCGGTAATGTGGAAACTTCCCAGCGTGTGGTTGATGTTGTTCTCGGCGCTCTTGCGGAAGCCATCCCGCAGCGCATTCCGGCTGCAAGTCAGGGAACCATGAACAACATGACCATCGGCGGTATGGATGAGCGCACCGGCAAGCCATTTGCCTACTACGAAACCCTCGCCGGGGGTATGGGCGCATCTGCAACCTGCCGTGGTGAGCATGCCACGCATTCACACATGACCAACACCCTGAACACCCCGGTGGAAGCCCTTGAGTACAGCTATCCTTTCCGGGTCAAGACTTACTGCATCCGCAAGAACACAGGCGGAGCAGGTAAAATCCCCGGTGGTGACGGTCTTGTGCGTGAGATTGAACTTCTTTCCGATTGCGAAATCACCGTGCTTTCCGAGCGTCGCGTAAATGCTCCTTACGGTTTGCAGGGCGGAGGACCCGGAACTCCCGGCAAGAATATTCTGATCCGTGATGGTGAGGAAATTGTGAAGCCCGGTAAGTTTCACAGCCCCCTGAAGAAAGGGGATATTATCCGTATGGAAACTCCCGGAGGCGGCGGTTGGGGTAAGTAG
- a CDS encoding HDIG domain-containing metalloprotein: MISRNEALELLKSNVKEENLIQHSLESEAVLGALAEKLGQDVELWSITGLLHDLDYSQTAETPEKHGLIAAEMLEGKLPEESIQAIRAHNGDMTGVPPQTDFDFALRCGETVTGLIHANALMRPEKMNGMAPKSLKKKMKAKAFAASVDREIIKECDKIGLELGDFFALSIEAVAKIAPEVGLD; the protein is encoded by the coding sequence ATGATTTCACGCAATGAAGCACTTGAGCTGCTCAAGTCAAATGTAAAGGAAGAAAACCTCATCCAGCATTCCCTTGAATCCGAGGCCGTGCTCGGCGCATTGGCTGAAAAACTGGGACAGGATGTCGAACTCTGGTCCATTACCGGACTGCTGCACGATCTTGATTACAGTCAGACTGCCGAAACTCCCGAAAAGCACGGTCTAATTGCCGCAGAGATGCTAGAAGGCAAGCTGCCCGAAGAATCAATTCAGGCCATCCGCGCCCACAACGGCGACATGACCGGAGTTCCGCCGCAGACCGATTTCGACTTCGCCCTGCGTTGTGGTGAGACCGTCACCGGACTTATCCATGCCAACGCGCTGATGCGGCCTGAAAAAATGAACGGCATGGCACCCAAGAGTCTCAAGAAAAAGATGAAAGCCAAAGCCTTCGCCGCCAGCGTGGATCGTGAGATCATTAAGGAGTGTGACAAGATAGGCCTCGAACTGGGTGATTTCTTCGCCCTGTCCATCGAAGCTGTAGCCAAAATCGCACCTGAAGTCGGATTGGATTAA
- a CDS encoding AzlD domain-containing protein yields the protein MDQQTILFTLFGMMAVTYIPRMLPAMALSSRDLPPIIVKWLSYVPTAVLSALLAPSLLAPEGAIDLTFSNLYFWVAVPTFAVAMFTRNFFGTVAVGMGLVAAARYFM from the coding sequence ATGGACCAGCAGACAATACTCTTCACTCTTTTCGGCATGATGGCGGTAACCTATATTCCACGCATGCTCCCGGCCATGGCCTTGAGTTCCCGCGACCTGCCGCCAATCATAGTCAAATGGCTTTCCTACGTACCCACGGCAGTTCTTTCTGCCCTGCTGGCCCCTTCCCTGCTCGCGCCTGAAGGAGCCATAGACCTGACTTTCAGCAATCTTTACTTCTGGGTAGCAGTGCCTACCTTTGCAGTAGCCATGTTTACCCGCAATTTCTTCGGTACTGTGGCAGTTGGTATGGGCTTAGTGGCAGCAGCCAGATATTTCATGTAA
- a CDS encoding AzlC family ABC transporter permease — MESVMNSQKIKQSSVLVSAFKQALPIVLGYLPVGFAYGVLARKSGISIDNTVLMSLIVFAGSAQFIAVGLIASGASSISVIITTFIVNLRHLLMSAALSPYLKKWTKLELAGFTFQLTDESFAVHSTRFANGDMDKSETFLINSIAQAAWVGGTVLGIFSSTLINDVKPMGLDYALPAMFIALLIFQIKDKSHVIVGLITGILSTALALGGAGQWNVIIATLIGATLGAAVKWGNK; from the coding sequence ATGGAATCCGTGATGAATTCCCAAAAAATCAAACAAAGCAGCGTGCTGGTCTCAGCATTCAAACAGGCACTGCCTATTGTACTGGGTTATCTGCCCGTGGGTTTTGCATACGGCGTTCTGGCCCGCAAATCAGGCATATCCATTGATAACACCGTGCTTATGTCGCTGATCGTCTTTGCAGGGTCAGCACAATTTATCGCCGTGGGCCTGATCGCTTCCGGCGCTTCTTCCATTTCGGTAATTATTACCACCTTTATCGTCAACCTGCGTCATCTGCTAATGTCCGCAGCCCTTTCGCCATACCTGAAAAAATGGACCAAGCTGGAACTGGCCGGATTCACCTTCCAGCTTACCGACGAAAGCTTTGCAGTACACTCCACCCGCTTTGCCAACGGTGACATGGACAAAAGCGAGACTTTCCTGATCAACTCCATTGCGCAGGCCGCGTGGGTAGGCGGGACCGTACTGGGCATATTTTCCAGCACACTTATAAACGACGTAAAGCCCATGGGCCTTGATTACGCCCTCCCGGCAATGTTTATTGCCCTGCTGATTTTCCAGATCAAAGACAAAAGCCACGTCATCGTCGGACTAATTACCGGTATCCTTTCCACAGCACTAGCTCTTGGCGGAGCAGGCCAATGGAATGTAATTATAGCCACCCTGATTGGTGCAACTCTCGGCGCAGCAGTTAAATGGGGGAACAAATAA
- a CDS encoding PLP-dependent aminotransferase family protein, with protein sequence MNLDSSDNQYRYKKVEQELSKHIESGDLVPGDKLPSLRQMSRTLKVSISTVSHAYEELEKRGLIESRPRSGYYVRSEFRTIPTPEIKITQKLEPHLATKNKLIRTALETVGNKNLLPLGVVCPSNELLPTRQLAKIMSNVIRENPLDTAGYEMIPGNLDLRRQIAFRSVDCGSNVTADELVITTGAMEALYISLRSLTRPGDLVLIQSPSYYCFLQLVENLGLRAIEIPSCPERGINPDRVEDITRTFDIKACIFSPNFNNPDGGLTSDDRKKEIVEILAKRKIPLVEDDVYGEIYFGDSRPRTFKSYDREGGVLLCSSFSKTIAPGYRVGWLAPGRYLEKALEIKATTNVSCVAATQMAIARYLRETLYDRHLKKLRTAMKDQMQKMRTEIGLAFPEGTKVTNPKGGSVLWVELPEGKDGVELFFKAREEGIGIVPGTVFSPQDVFSNYIRLSSGSLWSDEIQAGVRRLGELAAE encoded by the coding sequence ATGAATCTGGACAGTTCGGACAATCAGTACAGATACAAAAAAGTTGAGCAGGAGCTTTCAAAGCATATTGAATCCGGGGACCTTGTGCCCGGTGATAAGCTTCCTTCCCTGCGGCAAATGAGCAGAACCCTCAAAGTTTCCATTTCGACTGTTTCCCATGCATACGAGGAATTGGAAAAGCGCGGACTGATCGAATCCCGACCTCGTTCAGGATATTACGTGCGCAGTGAATTCAGGACCATCCCCACTCCGGAAATCAAGATAACCCAAAAGCTTGAACCACATTTGGCGACTAAGAACAAACTGATCCGTACCGCCCTTGAAACTGTGGGAAACAAGAATCTGCTCCCGCTTGGTGTTGTTTGTCCCAGTAACGAGCTGCTACCCACACGCCAGTTGGCCAAGATAATGAGCAACGTCATCCGGGAAAACCCGCTTGATACTGCCGGATATGAGATGATTCCCGGCAATCTCGACCTGCGCCGCCAGATCGCTTTCCGTTCGGTGGATTGCGGCTCCAACGTTACTGCCGATGAATTGGTTATCACCACCGGGGCCATGGAAGCCCTGTACATTTCCCTGCGTTCCTTGACCCGGCCGGGCGATCTGGTGCTGATCCAGTCCCCATCGTATTATTGTTTCCTGCAGCTGGTGGAAAATCTGGGCCTACGGGCTATTGAGATTCCATCCTGTCCTGAACGGGGTATCAACCCGGACCGGGTGGAGGACATTACTCGTACTTTTGACATCAAGGCCTGCATCTTCTCACCCAATTTCAACAATCCTGACGGAGGGCTCACTTCTGACGACCGCAAAAAGGAGATAGTTGAAATTCTCGCCAAACGTAAAATCCCGTTGGTGGAGGATGATGTTTACGGGGAAATTTATTTTGGTGATTCCCGGCCCCGCACTTTCAAATCCTACGACCGTGAAGGCGGGGTGCTGCTCTGTTCTTCTTTTTCCAAAACCATCGCCCCCGGTTACCGTGTAGGCTGGCTGGCTCCGGGACGGTATCTGGAAAAGGCTCTTGAAATCAAAGCCACAACCAATGTTTCCTGCGTAGCCGCCACTCAGATGGCAATAGCCCGTTACCTGCGCGAAACCCTTTATGACCGTCATCTCAAAAAACTGCGTACTGCCATGAAAGACCAGATGCAGAAGATGCGTACTGAGATCGGCCTTGCTTTTCCAGAGGGAACCAAGGTCACCAATCCCAAGGGCGGTTCCGTGCTCTGGGTAGAGCTGCCCGAAGGAAAAGACGGGGTGGAACTCTTTTTCAAAGCCCGCGAAGAAGGTATCGGCATCGTGCCCGGAACAGTCTTTTCGCCGCAGGATGTATTTTCAAATTATATCCGTCTGTCCAGCGGATCGCTTTGGAGTGACGAGATTCAAGCCGGAGTACGTCGTCTGGGCGAACTTGCCGCTGAATGA